Proteins encoded within one genomic window of Bombina bombina isolate aBomBom1 chromosome 1, aBomBom1.pri, whole genome shotgun sequence:
- the S100A16 gene encoding protein S100-A16 — protein MASGCSELESAIEVLVRNFYVYAEKKGKQDKMNKKEFRKMVTQELQHVLTNTQNKEAANKLIQSLDADEDGKISFDEYWTLIGEIARKLSQQMAMQCQERP, from the exons ATGGCTTCCGGCTGCAGTGAGCTGGAATCTGCTATTGAAGTTTTGGTGAGGAATTTTTATGTATATGCAGAGAAGAAAGGGAAACAAGACAAGATGAATAAGAAGGAATTTCGCAAGATGGTAACGCAAGAACTTCAGCATGTTTTGACG AACACTCAGAACAAAGAAGCAGCCAACAAACTCATACAGTCGCTGGATGCTGATGAGGATGGAAAGATCAGCTTTGATGAATACTGGACACTGATAGGAGAGATCGCAAGGAAGCTTAGTCAGCAGATGGCTATGCAATGTCAAGAGCGTCCATAG